The sequence caaaatcgcattagccgaacatagtgtttctctaaatcatatactaggttcggctcaaaattgatattccaagatcagccgaactgatcttctgaaaaccctaatttcatctttgaaatcatattttatcgatcaaacaaaataaaatcaatcaaaaacaagattggtttgttacaaatgcattctaaaaatacatctaagagcaattgagatttggatttcgcactccaacatcgctcacttcggttcgtgtttcctttgattgattgcttgattgattgaattgaagtccaagatgtttaagtttaaaggttattttgatttttgattttaggtttttgaggataagggcattCTAGTAATGagattgtttaaggatatataggtaattgcactacctttagacaccccttacaAAACCACCCTAGATGGGATAATAAATAAGTATGTcccaaaaaaattcagtatgcctcaaaacaggtttctttgCAGTCGTTCATCGAACCCGTTAAGTGAACAAAGAAAACCAAATAActttatggtgggtttggatgtaggaTTTTAAAGATGAGATTTATGGGCCTAGGGGATTCGGTGGAATTACGTTTCCCTCGTTTGGTTGCCCAAATCTCTGGAATTACGTTTCCAATGGGATTCATTTCCCCCCCATTTTTCATGcgaatcctccatatggagtctgACCTCCCCCCCTAAGATTTGTTGGGAAACTTATCaggggatttatggacccacttaTTTTCACTCCAAATCccatatatatacaattttaaaATTCTTAGGGCaatgccaaacaatgcatggactttaacacaatttttttttatgaatcctAGGAATCTCAACTGAGTTACCAAACATACGAGAgatttacatgaatcccagaTCTTGTAATCCCGTGAAACTATAAATTCCTGGAAATTGTgaattctgcaaaaaaaaaaaaaaaaaaaaaaaaaaaaaaccattagaTGATAAATTAATCACAGGAACATTGTAAATCTAGTGATGAGAGGGGAGCGTCAATGATAAaactatcaaagaatcatgaatttgagagaattttgtcaagaaaaattaaaactgagttaactcagtttttGCCGATTCGCAGAGTTAACTCTTCTTTTCACTTTTACACTGTATTTCAGTCCCTTCTTTCTTAAAcattaaaattaatttttttgtgGGAGTAAATATGTATTTGAGATTGGCTTTAAGAAATTTAAGCTCCAAGACTAGAATCCtttcaacttcatcatcatcatgtttTAGTAGAACCTTACCGGAGATCCATCGACAACggcattctcttcttcttcttcccaagGTATCATCTTACACTTAATCAATCTTTGGTACTTCAGagaattctttgtttttcttgttttggtATTTCGATCAGTGGATTTTtctaaaacctaggtttttgTTATTAATGTAATTATGTTTGTAATTTCAATTTTGACTACTTCTGATTGTTATTAGTGATTTTAGGGAATGATTATTGGATTATAACGAGAACATTATGTTTCactaaaaaaaaaacccaaaaaaagttTTTTATAACCAACTGATTGGAACCGTGTAACCAAACTAATTGATGTTGAGGGTTTGACTAGAGGTGCCCCAGAGTTTAATCATATGCATGTCTCGTAAATGGGTACCTTAACTATTCATTTGTTAATGGTGACTTCTTTAGTAAGAATTTTAATTTTGTTAAAATATTCTAGGGATAAACTATACAAGGAGTTCCTTGTTTGGTTGGTGCTGTTAATAATGGAATTGATGGTTCTTCTGAATGGCTAGGTAGTTGGTGGTCTTGATACTTCTTATGGGAATTCTCAGTCGTTCCACAGCTTCAGGTTTCAAGTTCAGCAAGGTGGGAGTTCTTTACTCGAGGTACGTCTTGTAATTTTAATTTGTTTGTTATCTGGCCCCTCCTGATAACAAACCTTCTGACCCCTCTTTGTTTGTTTATATGTTTCGATCGGTTAAACATGTAATTATGTATATTTACGACATATTTTTGTTTCTAGTGTAGTAAGTATTTCCTGGGCATGGGTATTTCAAAAGTGAAGCCTTCGAGATGCATCTTTGCTTAATCTCCTGTATTATCTTAGTGGACCTACATCTAAGTTTGTGAATATGGCCAATAGTCTCCTATATGGCTAATAGTCTCCTATATCATCTTCGTGGAACCCTGCATCTAAGTATGTGAATATAGCCGATATCAAAATTCTAGGAATAGTCGAATGATGGATCTTCTTCTAGGGGAAGTAGGGTACTAACATGTGAGACCTAAAGACCCACAATAAGAAAGGTTCCAATATTTATTGGTATAGAAGTATTACATTGTTGGTGCTGGTatgccttttttttctttctttctttttttcttaatgAAAGAATAAGTTAGTTTTAGAACATTGCATTGTGTTTTATAGGAGCCAGTGGATCCATTTTCTCTTGTTGCTGATGAACTCTCTCTTATTGGTAATCGGCTACGTGAGATGGTGGTTGCTGAGGtacattcttttctttttttttcccccTCGCTTCTGATAATCTTTCAGAGTAATGAACATTAAAGATAAACATGTACACATATTTTCATGTAGGTCCCTAAGCTTGCCTCAGCTGCTGAATACTTCTTTAAGATGGGGGTAGAGGGAAAGAGGTTCCGTCCCACGGTATGAACTAATGCGTTTACATTTCAGGTTTCTGACTCTCTTTGACATTACATCAATTGTCCCTTCATTTTACTGTACTATGATCCTCGATGCTTAGAGTAGTCTCGTGACTCTCGTCGTTGATGCGAAGGAAGTTGTTGTTGTGGTCACTGGTGATGACTGATGATGAAATGAAAAAGGACGGACATTTTGTAGGTTGTAGCGTTATATAAGATATAGGTAAAGATAGTGACGGAGGAATAATTGGTGGTGGGGCAGCAATGGTTGGGGCCATCTGCTCAGGAAACTTAGTCTGGATGCAGCTCACGGTTATTTTTATACTGACATGACGAACATCATCACCAGTCTGCACATTAATTACTGTACATCGAGTATAACTTTTATGCTACTTACAGCATATAATGACATGCCTGTTTTACTTTTGTTTGTGTGTTTGTGTCTCTGTCTTCCTCATAAGAAACTGCAGATTCCTTTCTCTTATGCAGGTTCTATTGTTGATGGCATCAGCGTTGAATGTGTCACTACCTGGATCTCTTCCCGATGCCGTGGCTAATTTTTCCAATGAACTCCGTACCAGGCAGCAGTGTATTGCTGAGATTACCGAGATGATTCACGTGAGTTCTTTAGAATAAATGCATTTGTCTAGAATTCTAATGTCACTCCGGCTGGAAACTTTTTGTGAAATTTGGTACAAATTGTACAATGATCATGCTAACGCTTAAATTAAGTTCTGAGGAAATTAAGTTCTGACTTTCACGCCAGTAAAAACTTAAAAATGACCTTTATTGAATCACACTAATCCCGTGTTTAAGTATGTCATATATGTCAGTGAGATTGAtaatatttaagaaaaaaaacccTGTTACGTGAGCTTTTCTTCGTCCAGTAGATGGGTCACAACTGTAGACTGGACCTTTAGTTGGTTGaacatttttttatctttaccGTTTTTTAAATGAATAATCCTCTTTTCCGTTCGCACCAGAGTACCATGAtgctcttctctttttctttcacaTGAATATTTGAACTTGGGTATCCCGTCTGCTAGGTTGCAAGTCTTCTTCATGATGATGTCTTGGATGATGCTGATACAAGGCGTGGTGTTCGTTCCCTTAATTTCTTAATGGGGAATAAGGTATCTTTACTGCACTTTCTTTTCAGTCCCCTTCCTGCGGATACTTTTCATGTTTAGGAAATGATTGGCAATTTCGATGTTTGAATCCTGAATTATGCTTTACATTGTTCTCCTGAAAATAATAATTTAGACTTGGAATTTGAACGATGACCTCAATTAACGTTTAGAGAAAGGGTTCATTTTTTTATAATGCACATCCCTTATGTCAATATTGTTAGCTGTGTATAGAGATATGGTGTGTAATTTCTTCTAAGACTATGCTTGGTATTAATTACTTTAGTATTGGGTTACTTTTTGACTGTGCGGGACAACATTCGGCCTCAAATTGATTGTTTAAATGATGCAGCTGTCTGTGCTAGCAGGAGATTTTCTACTTTCTCGAGCTTGTGTGGCACTTGGCTCTCTTAAAAATACAGAGGTTAGTTTTTACCTTGTACAACTTCTTCTTTGCAGCAATTACCGACTTTGCCTAGCTTCGGTATGACCATCTTTTTGACGTTAGCCTTAAATAGAATTCATCAGGGTGTCATATTTGCTAGAGTACATACTTTCCATCCGCAGTCTACCATCcgattacattttttttttctaaataaaaGTGGGAACTTGGGGAAAGGGGGTGGAAATTGCTTACTAGGGGGGCAGATAAAAGACCATGTTATCCATGGAATGATAGATTGTTTCCTAGTACACAGTTAGTAAAAGACCATCTTTTATTGGCACTTGCCATATTTTGTCCATCTTGATCCTCATTAGCTTGCATTTTGCAGGTTGTCACATTACTTGCAACGGTTGTTGAACATCTTGTAACAGGTGAAACAATGGTTTCTGTATCTTGTAGGTAAGGTATCCCAACAATGGTTTCTGTATCTTGTAGCGTCTACCAGTTTCGTGCATTCAACTTTACTTAATGTTACATGTGAACATCTAAAACTATGTTCTAGCCTTACTTTCTTATTTCTTGGGATGGATTTGAATCTCGTGGTCACTTTCTAACCTCCATGTTCTTCTGTTCGGCTACTAATATCCAATCACCATTTTAAACACTGACCGGTTGAATGCTAGAAAAAGCATCGAGTCAGAAGACAAATAACCTGCATATTATCAATATTAAATTTATATTATAGCATTAGGGGCATACATAGCATAAAGTCTCTAGATTGAGAATTTTGAGGAGGTTACCGAGGAAAGAAATGAATAGTTGAGCAGCGGGGAAAAAGAATTTCGGAGCAACTATAGTTATTTATCATTGAATGGACAATAGTTGAAATTTGGTGGTAACTAAGGAGTGAGACTGGTCTCTCATGATAAGTAGATGGGTCGCACAATATCTTCAAGTGTCTTACTTGGAGTCTGAATTGTGAACATACTGACCTGTAGTAAGTTATACTTTCTCACTGGAAAAAGAAATGTGTTCCATGTTTCAATAATTTTGGATGGTGAATATACTCAACTTGTAGGCACATTTATAGCTTGAGACGCTCCAGACTTGTAGCCCATCCCACATACTTCTTCCATCCTTACTGTTAGTCAAGTTCAACATCATCTCTTATTTAACTGGTTGGGTTTGTTATTATAAGCTATAAAAGTGAGGTTTAGGCTTCTTTAACTGTTATTAGCATCTCTGACTGGATGGGTTTGTTATCATATAGAAGAGCAACTGTCTAATGTTTGGTTCACATAAATTTATTGCAGCATGGACCAGTATATGCAAAAGACATACTATAAGACAGCATCATTGATCGCGAATAGTTGCAAAGCAATAGCTCTTCTGGCAGGCCAGACAACTGATGTTGCAATGCTAGCCTACAATTATGGCTGCAATCTGGTATTTCTACTCTTTCCTAACGATATTTTCTTTATATGGTTGGAATTTCTTGCACAATGTCTTGAAACTGTATATCTGGTGCGCAACAGAAGATTAAATGCATTGAATTTCATTATTGGTATCATCTGCAAGAAAATTCCGCTGTAAAATTCCACTTTTATCATATTAGAAGTTGATCTACACTTAAAATGTGGCTGTTCACGTCACCTCTTCACATCCAAGTGTCATTTGATTGTGTTGGAATTTATATATTGCATCTATTCAATCACTAGGGTCACTAGGGATGAAGTAAGTTGATCCAACCCACATCTTTAAACTTGAGAAATCACTTTTTGTTTGCACATATTTGGGGAAAAAGGGTATTTATAAGGGCACCGATAGGCTCTCTTAACCTATTGCCGCTGCTAAAAAACTGTGAAGGAGAATCAGAGATCTTAACAACCTTCACATTTACCTCATCACGACGAATGTTACTAACAACCCTTGCTTTGCTTACACAAAACTTTCAATCATCTGGATCAACAATTCTATCATCTATCTCTGTCTGTTGTGATCGCACACCACCAAAGGCGATAAACAAACCACTATTCTCCAAAATAAATAGCTCACTTTCTGAGAAGAATCAGAAGATTCCAGTTAGATATTGAAAACGAAATGAACAAGCCACTAGTAGTGTGCCCTTAAGCTAACTTGCTTGAAATTGGTTTGAGGCTTTGTGAGACTGAGAAACCCTTAAGCACACAGGACTTAAACAGGTAGCCTACTCGACACAGGAGTTGGCCTTGCATCTATGGTTGATAACTGATGTTCAGATGCACTCACACAGACACACATATGTTGCAGAGATATAAATTGTTTGCCTTTCTACTGATGGCGTCCTTTTATCGTCTCAGGGCTTGGCGTATCAATTGATCGATGATGTTCTCGATTTTACAGGGACGTCAGCTTCCCTTGGAAAGGGTTCGCTTTCTGACATCCGCCATGTAATTCATCTCTCAACTTTGCATATCTGTTATGTTTGGTTATAGAATTTATCTTGTTATGATTCTTATGGATAAGGTCACCTATAGGATCATATGCATAATCTTAAGGACCTTCAAACTCAAGCATTTGCATGAATTTACCCTCTCTAATGGAGAATCAAGCTTCTCATTCGGCACCTTCGATACTCCTAGTTTTCTAGAACACTTGCATTAATAACTATAACATATTTTTTCACCTGTTCTGGTTTTAGCTATTGGATGGTTAATGGGTCGAAGAAATTGCTAAGTAAATTTTCATTTTTATAGGGGATCATAACAGCTCCGATATTGTTTGCTATCGAAGAATTCCCACAATTACAAGAAGTTATCAATCGAGGCTTCAGCGACCCTGCAGATGTTGATCTTGTAAGCCCATCTTCTTCCATCCATATATATACATATCTACACACACTTCACTAAGTAATTAGGTGTTTTTAGAATCGTTACAGCCGATATAACTCACCCACTATCATGCTTATGTGCTAGACACACAAGATATACagctgaacttttttttttttttttgctcaatcatGTATTTATTCAAAAGCTAAAGAGAGAGATTTTCATTTGAGAgcttgtttccttttgttttccATGTTCTTTTTGCTAATGCGTGCTCTTAATCTGAATATACTAGGCCCTTGAATACCTTGGTAAGAGTCGCGGCATACAAAGAGCAAAAGAACTAGCAACTGAACATGCCAACCTGGCAGCCTCGGCCATCAACTCTCTTCCTCAAAGTGATGATAATGATGTCAGAATATCGAGACGGGCTCTGGTGGACCTCACTCATATAGTCATCACAAGAACAAAGTAGAGACAAACAAAATACTCTTCCCATTCAAACTACATTAGAAGAAAGCATGTAAAGCAAACTTCTTATCAATTTCTGGTAAGGCCTTTTTGTATCCCTTATTCTTTTAGTTAGTTCTTTATACGTCAGGAATAATTATGTGAAAACTTAGCATTTCATGTAAAGCCCTCTTCTAATCCAATGATTTGGCTCCCTGATGTTGGTATTCTTTTTCGTGTACTCCTTTAGTTGATTTCGTGTCTTCTGATTCTATGTCAGTGATGCACTCAACCCTTTCGTTACCCTGTTCATTTTTCCTGATGGACATttgtaaaaaaataaatttaaaagaaaaagtcgTTTCTGTTTAAAATCTTCAATATTGCGCAGGTCATAAACATTTTGAAAATTGAATGTTTGGTCCATAATGGACTCAAAATGAACACATCAAACATTTTTACATTCCATAGGAGTTTCTCTTATAAAATTGTTCATGGTGAACTAGTCAGACAATAGTTTTTACTTCCATTAGTGTTCAAAATCCAGCACTAGTGCAAGTCATTTCCGAAAGGAAAATATGAGAAAAGCCAAGCTTTTGTACCTAGAGAAACCCCTAGCTAGAAAGAGTGTTGAAACAAAACTCCTCTTTCCAAAATTGTTGGTCCAATGAACAAAAAGACCATTTTACCCTATCACACTGAGTCATCACACTCTCATACAAAGTAACTTCGGTTTTTTGTCCCCACTACTAAGACAAACAGCATCATAATCTTCTTTCGCCAATGATACAATCCCTATCATCTTCtcacaaacaagaatatcatcaacaactaaaaagaaaaaaaaaagcaaaattcttacaaaacagaaaacaacaacaacaatcttaCATTTgcaccaaagaaaagaaaataaaaagttggTTTCTTTTTCCATGGCAGAATtctgtagcagcagcagcagtagtatcaccatttcaaacaacaaatcaaacataaccCACATAGCATCTGACCATCTTTTCTCAATCTTACTATTACTACCCATAGAATCAGTTCTTTCATTTACTATGGTTTGTAAAAGATTCAAACTTGTAGCTTGTTCTGAAACTTTGTGGGAATCTATATGTAGAAGGGATTGGGGTAATTCTTATGTTGATGCACTTTTATCTTCTTCACCCCCTGAACATCAACTTTCATGGAAAAAGCTTTATCAACTAGTTACTCAAATGGGTTCTGTTAATTGTATCAGATTATCTTGTTTTGATGACACTTCAGCTTTTCCAAGACCCAGAGCTTCTCACTCTATTAATTTTGTTTCCGATTGTCTGGTCTTGTATGGAGGTGGCTGTGAGGGAGGTAACTATTTGTTTCCTTTAATCAATTTTGCATCTTTTATGTTAGCTTTTGTATGATCTACTACTATTGATTTGAGTAATGGGGTTTTAGCCTTCTCTTGTATTTGTTTAATGAGTTGATTTAAATACTATATAATCTTGGCATCTTGACTTAACCTGACTACTCCATGGTCCGAGGACACAGGGGTTTCTTAAGCGATTGGAAATTGGATATGTGGTTTTTCTTTTAGTGGGTTTATTTTGAGCTGGTATACTTTACTGATCATGGTGCTATACTGTTTTGCAATTTCTTTATTTGTGGTTGAGGTGGTCATTTTGGTGGTATTATGGCATATCCCTATTGGGGGGTTTATCGATCCTAATTCTCTACCTTTTGTGATGTTCTTGAATTGATATTATGTTGAACATCTTACTTCATCTGTAAATCTGTGTTTGATATGCTATGTCTCTAGATTGAGACCATTCCATCACTAGCTATTGGAAATGTGAATCAGGGAGTTATTGCTTGAGCTTTGCAGTCTGGAAAATATTTTCCTACAAAAAACCAACTTTTCAAGTTCACCTCGCAGGTCTGGAATTTGAATGTGTGGTTTTGGTAATGGCTATCGGTTGATTCCATTTTGTTTTTGGGCGGTTTGTGGTTTATGCACGAAGGGAACCTTGTCTGGCAAAGGTTTTGCATATGTTGTCCTTCTCTGGAGAAATATGCATGGATATAATGTCAAGTTTTTGAATCTAGAATGAGAGATTTGATTGAAAAACTAAATATTTACTTAAACAAGTAGTGTGCTTTAGGCATTGTTAAAAGATGGCTTACATGACTAGCTAGCTTCTGCTGATTTTGCATTCTCACCACATTAACCTAGATTACATTTTCTTGTAGGGCGCCATTTGGATGACACTTGGGTTGCATACATTGGCAACGAATTTAAGACGATTCTCTGGCAAAAGACCAATTCAGGAGTTCCAAGCGGAAGATTTGGCCAAACCTGTGCAGTTGTTGGTGAAACTCTTGTCCTCTTCGGGGGGATTAACGATCACGGTCTCCGCCAGAACGATACATGGGTAGGTCATGTTCTGCGCGATGAAATGCTTCAAATTACAATCTCGTGGATGCTTCTCGAAGTGGGTTCTGCTGCACCTCCTCCTCGTGGAGCTCATGCCGGATGTTGTGTGGACGGCAAGAAAATGCTGATCCATGGAGGAATTGGGCTGGATGGGTTAAGATTGAACGATACATGGATTTTAGATTTATCCAATGGTATATACTCTGCCGCATGGCATGAGGTTGTTACTCGACTTTCACCTCCAGCACGTTCAGGACACACTTTGACCTGTATTGGAGGAACTCGAATGGTTCTTTTTGGTGGAAGAGGTATTGGTTATGAAGTCCTCAATGATGTGTGGCTCTTTGATATTGCAGAGGAATACCCTGAATGGGTTCCATTGATAT comes from Papaver somniferum cultivar HN1 chromosome 7, ASM357369v1, whole genome shotgun sequence and encodes:
- the LOC113298890 gene encoding solanesyl-diphosphate synthase 1, mitochondrial-like; its protein translation is MYLRLALRNLSSKTRILSTSSSSCFSRTLPEIHRQRHSLLLLPKVVGGLDTSYGNSQSFHSFRFQVQQGGSSLLEEPVDPFSLVADELSLIGNRLREMVVAEVPKLASAAEYFFKMGVEGKRFRPTVLLLMASALNVSLPGSLPDAVANFSNELRTRQQCIAEITEMIHVASLLHDDVLDDADTRRGVRSLNFLMGNKLSVLAGDFLLSRACVALGSLKNTEVVTLLATVVEHLVTGETMVSVSCSMDQYMQKTYYKTASLIANSCKAIALLAGQTTDVAMLAYNYGCNLGLAYQLIDDVLDFTGTSASLGKGSLSDIRHGIITAPILFAIEEFPQLQEVINRGFSDPADVDLALEYLGKSRGIQRAKELATEHANLAASAINSLPQSDDNDVRISRRALVDLTHIVITRTK
- the LOC113298889 gene encoding F-box/kelch-repeat protein At1g51550-like produces the protein MAEFCSSSSSSITISNNKSNITHIASDHLFSILLLLPIESVLSFTMVCKRFKLVACSETLWESICRRDWGNSYVDALLSSSPPEHQLSWKKLYQLVTQMGSVNCIRLSCFDDTSAFPRPRASHSINFVSDCLVLYGGGCEGGRHLDDTWVAYIGNEFKTILWQKTNSGVPSGRFGQTCAVVGETLVLFGGINDHGLRQNDTWVGHVLRDEMLQITISWMLLEVGSAAPPPRGAHAGCCVDGKKMLIHGGIGLDGLRLNDTWILDLSNGIYSAAWHEVVTRLSPPARSGHTLTCIGGTRMVLFGGRGIGYEVLNDVWLFDIAEEYPEWVPLIYDSADVPVGIPPPRVGHSATLVLGGRLLIYGGEDSSRHRKNDFWMLDINGIPTAKACTNSQELRVLSKKVWKRLKLEGHKPGSRSFHQACVDKSGCNIYVFGGMVDGQVLPAEAFGLRFDGELYLIELLLQPWKYEIETVDVSLSLDG